The Zalophus californianus isolate mZalCal1 chromosome 7, mZalCal1.pri.v2, whole genome shotgun sequence genome includes a region encoding these proteins:
- the H1-4 gene encoding histone H1.4 gives MSETAPAAPAAPAPAEKTPVKKKARKSAGAAKRKASGPPVSELITKAVAASKERSGVSLAALKKALAAAGYDVEKNNSRIKLGLKSLVSKGTLVQTKGTGASGSFKLNKKAASGEAKPKAKKAGAAKPKRASGAAKKPKKAAGASTPKKSAKKTPKKAKKPAAAAGTKKAKSPKKAKAAKPKKAPKSPAKAKAVKPKAAKPKTAKPKAAKPKKAAAKKK, from the coding sequence ATGTCCGAGACTGCGCCCGCCGCGCCCGCAGCTCCGGCCCCTGCCGAGAAGACGCCCGTGAAAAAGAAGGCCCGCAAGTCGGCAGGTGCCGCCAAGCGCAAGGCGTCCGGGCCCCCGGTGTCCGAGCTCATCACCAAGGCCGTCGCCGCCTCCAAGGAGCGCAGCGGCGTGTCCCTGGCCGCGCTCAAGAAGGCGCTCGCGGCCGCCGGCTACGACGTGGAGAAGAACAACAGCCGCATCAAGCTGGGCCTCAAGAGCCTGGTGAGCAAGGGCACCCTGGTGCAGACCAAGGGCACCGGCGCCTCGGGCTCCTTCAAGCTCAACAAGAAGGCGGCCTCGGGGGAAGCCAAGCCCAAAGCCAAGAAGGCGGGTGCGGCCAAGCCCAAGAGGGCCTCAGGGGCGGCCAAGAAGCCCAAAAAGGCCGCGGGGGCGAGCACCCCCAAGAAGAGCGCTAAGAAGACCCCAAAGAAGGCCAAGAAGCCTGCCGCGGCTGCAGGAACTAAAAAGGCTAAGAGCCCGAAAAAAGCGAAAGCAGCCAAGCCTAAGAAGGCGCCCAAGAGCCCTGCGAAGGCCAAAGCGGTGAAACCTAAAGCGGCCAAGCCAAAGACCgctaagcccaaggcagccaaGCCAAAGAAGGCGGCAGCCAAGAAGAAATAA
- the LOC113926868 gene encoding histone H2B type 1-M: MPEPTKSAPAPKKGSKKAVTKAQKKDGKKRKRSRKESYSVYVYKVLKQVHPDTGISSKAMGIMNSFVNDIFERIAGEASRLAHYNKRSTITSREIQTAVRLLLPGELAKHAVSEGTKAVTKYTSSK, from the coding sequence ATGCCTGAACCCACCAAGTCGGCTCCGGCCCCGAAGAAGGGCTCCAAGAAGGCGGTGACCAAGGCGCAGAAGAAGGATGGCAAGAAGCGCAAGCGCAGCCGCAAGGAGAGCTACTCGGTGTACGTGTACAAGGTGCTGAAGCAGGTGCACCCCGACACCGGCATCTCGTCCAAGGCCATGGGCATCATGAACTCGTTCGTCAACGACATCTTCGAGCGCATCGCGGGCGAGGCGTCCCGCCTGGCGCATTACAACAAGCGCTCGACCATCACGTCCCGGGAGATCCAGACGGCCGTGCGCCTGCTGCTGCCCGGGGAGCTGGCCAAGCACGCCGTGTCCGAGGGCACCAAGGCCGTCACCAAGTACACCAGCTCCAAGTGA
- the LOC113926870 gene encoding histone H2B type 1-C/E/F/G/I — translation MPEPAKSAPAPKKGSKKAVTKAQKKDGKKRKRSRKESYSVYVYKVLKQVHPDTGISSKAMGIMNSFVNDIFERIAGEASRLAHYNKRSTITSREIQTAVRLLLPGELAKHAVSEGTKAVTKYTSSK, via the coding sequence ATGCCTGAACCCGCCAAGTCGGCTCCGGCCCCGAAGAAGGGCTCCAAGAAGGCGGTGACCAAGGCGCAGAAGAAGGACGGCAAGAAGCGCAAGCGCAGCCGCAAGGAGAGCTACTCGGTGTACGTGTACAAGGTGCTGAAGCAGGTGCACCCCGACACCGGCATCTCGTCCAAGGCCATGGGCATCATGAACTCGTTCGTCAACGACATCTTCGAGCGCATCGCGGGCGAGGCGTCCCGCCTGGCGCATTACAACAAGCGCTCGACCATCACGTCCCGGGAGATCCAGACGGCCGTGCGCCTGCTGCTGCCCGGGGAGCTGGCCAAGCACGCCGTGTCCGAGGGCACCAAGGCCGTCACCAAGTACACCAGCTCCAAGTGA
- the LOC118357162 gene encoding histone H2A type 1-C, whose translation MSGRGKQGGKARAKAKSRSSRAGLQFPVGRVHRLLRKGNYAERVGAGAPVYLAAVLEYLTAEILELAGNAARDNKKTRIIPRHLQLAIRNDEELNKLLGRVTIAQGGVLPNIQAVLLPKKTESHHKAKGK comes from the coding sequence ATGTCTGGACGCGGCAAGCAAGGCGGCAAAGCTCGAGCCAAAGCCAAGTCCCGCTCCTCTCGTGCTGGTTTGCAGTTCCCGGTGGGCCGCGTCCACCGCCTGCTCCGCAAGGGCAACTACGCCGAGCGGGTCGGGGCCGGCGCGCCCGTGTACCTGGCGGCCGTGCTCGAGTACCTGACGGCCGAGATCCTGGAGCTGGCGGGCAACGCGGCGCGCGACAACAAGAAGACGCGCATCATCCCGCGCCACCTGCAGCTGGCCATCCGCAACGACGAGGAGCTCAACAAGCTGCTGGGCCGCGTGACCATCGCGCAGGGCGGCGTCCTGCCCAACATCCAGGCCGTGCTGCTGCCCAAGAAGACCGAGAGCCACCACAAGGCCAAGGGAAAGTGA